One Bradyrhizobium zhanjiangense DNA segment encodes these proteins:
- a CDS encoding glutathione S-transferase family protein — MKLTFSPASPFARKVRIAAIELGLIDKIELVPATVAPGTANEDYSRITPLKKLPVLITNDGDVILDSYVIVEYLNEIAGGSLIPDYGPRRWKAKTNHSLLNGMLDSMLLCRYEKMVRPQGLQWQAWSDDHWNRTWTGMARFENMPEVLNGPFDISQIGLVCVLGYADFRFADCGWRKAYPKLDAFHQKMLERPSVKISVPPPA; from the coding sequence ATGAAACTCACCTTCTCCCCCGCCTCGCCCTTCGCCCGCAAGGTGCGCATCGCGGCGATCGAGCTCGGGCTGATCGACAAGATCGAGCTCGTGCCCGCAACCGTCGCGCCGGGCACGGCCAATGAGGATTATTCGCGCATCACGCCGCTGAAGAAGCTGCCGGTGCTGATCACCAATGACGGCGACGTGATTTTGGACTCCTACGTCATCGTCGAATATCTCAACGAGATCGCCGGCGGCAGCCTGATCCCCGACTACGGGCCGCGGCGCTGGAAGGCCAAGACCAACCATTCGCTGCTCAACGGCATGCTCGATTCCATGCTGCTGTGCCGCTACGAGAAGATGGTGCGGCCGCAGGGCCTGCAATGGCAGGCCTGGTCGGACGACCATTGGAACAGGACCTGGACCGGCATGGCGCGCTTCGAGAACATGCCGGAGGTGCTGAACGGCCCGTTCGACATCTCGCAGATCGGCCTCGTTTGCGTGCTCGGCTATGCCGACTTCCGCTTCGCCGATTGCGGCTGGCGCAAGGCCTATCCCAAGCTCGACGCCTTCCATCAGAAGATGCTGGAGCGGCCCTCCGTGAAAATCTCGGTGCCGCCTCCAGCGTAA
- a CDS encoding MBL fold metallo-hydrolase, with the protein MSLKYSVGDLTIHRVIEQEVPFFSALEFIPGLTAEVLAENRAWMRQAKALDEQDTLILCFQSYVVKTPHYTILIDSCIGNDKPRPQRPKWHLKTDDTYLRGLAAAGVSAGDIDFVMCTHLHADHVGWNTRLENGRWVPTFPKARYVFAKREFDYWTENNAKAEVPPFADSVLPVVEAGRHELVGGDHQIGDHIRILPTPGHTPGHVAFAIGRGKDDAVFSGDLIHSPLQALYPELSMKFDVDQATAAKTRRSFLERYCDSDTLCCTAHFPSPSVGKIKRKGSGFVCAAV; encoded by the coding sequence ATGAGCCTCAAATACTCGGTCGGCGATCTCACCATCCATCGCGTCATCGAGCAAGAAGTCCCCTTCTTCTCGGCGCTGGAGTTCATTCCCGGGCTGACAGCGGAGGTGCTGGCCGAGAATCGGGCCTGGATGCGGCAGGCCAAGGCACTGGACGAGCAGGACACGCTGATCCTGTGCTTCCAGTCCTACGTGGTGAAGACGCCGCATTACACCATCCTGATCGACAGCTGTATCGGCAACGACAAGCCGCGGCCGCAGCGGCCGAAATGGCACTTGAAGACCGACGACACCTATTTGCGCGGCCTCGCCGCCGCCGGGGTTTCGGCGGGCGACATCGACTTCGTGATGTGCACGCATCTGCATGCCGATCACGTCGGCTGGAACACCCGGCTCGAGAACGGCCGCTGGGTGCCGACCTTCCCCAAGGCGCGCTATGTCTTCGCCAAGCGGGAATTCGACTACTGGACCGAGAACAATGCGAAGGCGGAGGTCCCGCCCTTTGCCGATAGCGTGCTGCCGGTGGTGGAGGCGGGGCGCCACGAACTCGTCGGCGGCGATCATCAGATCGGCGATCACATCCGCATCCTGCCGACGCCCGGCCACACGCCGGGCCATGTCGCCTTCGCCATCGGACGCGGCAAGGACGATGCGGTGTTCTCCGGCGATCTCATCCACTCGCCGCTGCAGGCGCTCTATCCCGAGCTGTCGATGAAGTTCGACGTCGATCAGGCCACGGCGGCGAAAACGCGCCGCAGCTTCCTGGAGCGCTATTGCGACAGCGACACGCTGTGCTGCACCGCGCATTTCCCCTCGCCGTCGGTCGGGAAGATCAAGCGCAAGGGCAGCGGATTCGTCTGCGCGGCGGTTTGA
- a CDS encoding alpha/beta hydrolase encodes MTTLPDIPLPASIRSRYVDGINGLRVHVLEAGFETKGRPCILLLHGFPELAFSWRKVMPALAAAGYHVIAPDQRGYGRTTGWSAEYDDDLAPFSLFNLVRDALALVSAFGYRQVDVVGHDFGSPVAAWCALVRPDVFRSVTMMSAPFGGPPPLPFNTVDTPAKPAAEDAVHRELAALPRPRKHYQWYYSTRAANGDMHRAPQGVHDFLRAYYHHKSADWTGNKPHPLESWSANELAKLPTYYVMDLNETMPETVAKEMPSPAAIAANQWLPDRELAYYAAEYGRTGFQGGLQWYRCGTSGAFNRELQLFSGRSIDVPSCFISGKQDWGTYQRPGVFEAMQARACTKMLGCHLVDGAGHWVQQEQPAEVTRLLLDFLAKAGTG; translated from the coding sequence ATGACAACGCTCCCCGACATCCCGCTTCCCGCCAGCATTCGCTCGCGTTACGTCGACGGCATCAACGGCTTGCGCGTGCATGTGCTGGAAGCCGGCTTCGAGACCAAGGGCCGGCCCTGCATCCTCCTGCTGCACGGCTTTCCCGAGCTGGCCTTCTCCTGGCGCAAGGTGATGCCGGCGCTCGCCGCCGCCGGCTATCACGTGATCGCGCCGGACCAGCGCGGCTATGGACGCACGACGGGATGGAGCGCCGAGTACGACGACGATCTCGCGCCCTTCTCGCTCTTCAACCTGGTGCGTGATGCGCTCGCCCTGGTGTCGGCTTTCGGCTACCGGCAGGTTGATGTGGTCGGGCATGATTTCGGCAGCCCGGTCGCGGCCTGGTGCGCGCTGGTGCGGCCCGACGTATTCCGTTCGGTGACGATGATGAGCGCGCCGTTCGGCGGACCGCCGCCGCTGCCCTTCAACACAGTCGACACGCCGGCAAAGCCTGCGGCCGAAGACGCAGTGCATCGCGAGCTTGCCGCGCTGCCGCGCCCGCGAAAACACTATCAATGGTACTATTCGACTCGCGCGGCCAACGGCGACATGCACCGCGCGCCCCAGGGCGTGCACGATTTCCTACGCGCCTACTATCATCACAAGAGCGCGGACTGGACCGGCAACAAGCCGCACCCGCTGGAATCGTGGTCGGCAAACGAACTGGCGAAGCTGCCGACCTATTACGTGATGGACCTGAATGAGACCATGCCTGAGACGGTGGCGAAAGAGATGCCGTCGCCGGCCGCGATCGCCGCCAACCAATGGTTGCCCGATCGCGAGCTCGCCTATTACGCCGCCGAATATGGCCGCACCGGATTCCAGGGTGGGCTGCAATGGTATCGCTGCGGTACGTCGGGCGCTTTCAATCGCGAACTGCAACTGTTCTCTGGCCGCAGCATCGACGTGCCCTCCTGCTTCATCTCGGGCAAGCAGGATTGGGGCACCTATCAGCGCCCCGGCGTGTTCGAGGCGATGCAGGCGCGCGCCTGCACGAAGATGCTCGGCTGCCATCTCGTCGACGGCGCCGGTCATTGGGTGCAGCAGGAGCAGCCTGCCGAAGTCACCCGGTTGCTGCTGGACTTCCTCGCAAAGGCCGGCACCGGCTGA
- the mbfA gene encoding iron exporter MbfA — MKNFADLTEREVLAVAISSEEEDSRIYMTFAEDLKERYPDSAKLFEQMAEEERGHRHMLLEMYEQRFGQHLPPIRREDVKGFLRRRPIWLTKNLALDTIRREVETMELEAERFYAKAAEQAEDVNVRRLLGDLAEAEKSHENTAARLTDEILKPDVRAKEDRTRRRMFVLQYVQPGLAGLMDGSVSTLAPLFAAAFATHQNWQTFLVGLAASIGAGISMGFAEALSDDGSLTGRGSPWLRGLTCGAMTTLGGLGHTAPYLVPDSWANAFWIATAIACVVVFFELWAIAFIRARYMDTPFLQAVFQIVLGGAIVLAVGIVIGAA; from the coding sequence GTGAAGAATTTTGCCGATCTGACCGAGCGCGAGGTGCTTGCGGTCGCGATCTCCTCCGAGGAGGAGGACAGTCGCATTTACATGACCTTCGCCGAGGACCTGAAGGAGCGCTATCCGGATTCGGCAAAGCTGTTCGAGCAGATGGCTGAGGAGGAGCGCGGCCATCGGCACATGCTACTGGAAATGTACGAGCAGCGTTTCGGCCAGCACCTGCCGCCGATCCGCCGCGAGGACGTCAAGGGCTTTTTGCGCCGCCGCCCGATCTGGCTGACCAAGAACCTGGCGCTCGATACGATCCGCAGAGAAGTCGAGACCATGGAGCTCGAGGCCGAGCGCTTTTATGCGAAGGCCGCCGAGCAGGCCGAGGACGTCAACGTCCGCCGGCTGCTCGGCGACCTCGCCGAGGCCGAGAAGAGCCACGAGAACACTGCCGCCAGACTGACGGACGAGATCCTCAAGCCCGACGTGCGCGCCAAGGAAGACCGGACGCGGCGACGGATGTTCGTGCTGCAATATGTGCAGCCGGGCCTCGCCGGGTTGATGGACGGATCGGTCTCGACGCTGGCGCCGCTGTTTGCGGCCGCCTTCGCCACGCACCAGAACTGGCAGACATTTCTGGTGGGCCTTGCCGCATCAATCGGCGCCGGCATCAGCATGGGCTTTGCGGAAGCGCTGTCCGACGACGGTTCGCTGACTGGGCGCGGCTCGCCCTGGCTGCGCGGCCTCACCTGCGGCGCAATGACGACGCTCGGCGGACTCGGCCACACCGCGCCCTATCTCGTGCCGGACAGCTGGGCGAACGCATTCTGGATCGCAACCGCAATCGCCTGCGTCGTCGTGTTCTTCGAATTGTGGGCGATCGCCTTCATCCGCGCGCGCTACATGGACACACCATTCCTCCAGGCCGTATTCCAGATCGTGCTCGGCGGCGCCATCGTGCTGGCGGTGGGGATCGTGATCGGGGCGGCGTAG
- a CDS encoding Zn-dependent alcohol dehydrogenase — MKAAVLYEVNQPLVIEDISLPKPGPREVLIRTAVAGLCHSDLHFMEGLYPHPLPAVLGHESAGVVEQVGSDVTYVKPGDHVVTCLSVFCGTCDNCTTGRTVLCTDTTVKMLPGVSNRMQWARPEKLHQFLNLSSFAEQMLVHENAIVKIRKEMPLDLAALIGCGVITGYGAVVNTAKVTAGETVAVIGCGGVGMAAINGAQIAGAGRIIAIDTNPAKLQLATKLGATDIINPADGDVVKQVRDLTNGGVHHAFEVLGRKETAEQAFAMLASGGTATIVGMIPFGQKIELHGFDFLRERKIQGSSMGSNHFRVDMPRLVDFYLRGRLHLEDWISAKLKLNEINEGFANMKAGKTLRSVIVFDS; from the coding sequence ATGAAGGCCGCCGTCCTCTATGAAGTCAACCAGCCGCTCGTCATCGAGGACATCAGCCTGCCGAAGCCGGGCCCGCGCGAGGTCCTGATCCGCACGGCGGTCGCCGGCCTCTGTCACTCCGATCTGCACTTCATGGAGGGGCTCTATCCGCATCCGCTGCCCGCGGTGCTTGGGCACGAGTCCGCCGGCGTGGTCGAACAGGTCGGCTCCGACGTCACTTACGTCAAGCCCGGCGATCACGTCGTCACCTGCCTCTCGGTCTTCTGCGGCACCTGCGACAATTGCACGACGGGGCGCACCGTGCTCTGCACCGACACGACGGTGAAGATGCTGCCGGGTGTCTCCAACCGGATGCAGTGGGCCAGACCAGAGAAGCTGCACCAGTTTCTCAACCTGTCGTCCTTCGCCGAGCAGATGCTGGTGCACGAGAACGCGATCGTCAAAATCCGCAAAGAAATGCCGCTAGACCTCGCCGCGCTGATCGGTTGCGGCGTCATCACTGGCTACGGCGCGGTCGTGAACACGGCAAAGGTGACGGCCGGCGAGACCGTGGCGGTGATCGGCTGCGGCGGCGTCGGCATGGCCGCGATCAACGGCGCGCAGATCGCCGGCGCCGGCCGCATCATCGCCATCGATACCAATCCGGCAAAACTCCAGCTCGCGACCAAGCTGGGAGCGACCGACATCATCAATCCCGCCGACGGTGACGTTGTGAAGCAGGTACGCGATCTCACCAATGGCGGCGTGCATCATGCCTTCGAGGTGCTCGGCCGCAAGGAGACCGCGGAGCAGGCCTTTGCCATGCTCGCCTCGGGCGGCACTGCGACGATCGTCGGCATGATCCCGTTCGGCCAGAAGATCGAGCTGCACGGCTTCGACTTCCTGCGCGAGCGCAAGATCCAGGGCTCCTCGATGGGGTCGAACCATTTCCGCGTCGACATGCCGCGCCTGGTCGATTTCTACCTGCGCGGCCGGCTGCACCTGGAGGACTGGATCTCGGCCAAGCTGAAGCTAAACGAGATCAACGAGGGCTTTGCCAACATGAAAGCCGGCAAGACGCTGCGCAGCGTGATCGTGTTCGATAGCTGA
- a CDS encoding acyl-CoA dehydrogenase family protein, translating into MHKPVPAQPARVAAEPSGLLAPDTSGMNFYRADPALTDLLRIHLPDTLFRHIEPHLDRLGELAGGPLDECARLADRHTPILHQRDKFGRDVQWIEYHPAYRELEKVAFGEFGIHALSIRKGIMGWPDKYPVVAKHAFTFLFNQTEFGMGCPINVTDGCAKLLANFGSEALKAKYLDGLTQTDMSKLTQGGQFMTEKEGGSDVGTLTTRAVQEGDHWRLYGEKWFCSNADAKVVMLLARPEGAGPGTRGVGLFLMPRFLDDGAQNHYRIVRLKDKLGTRSMASGEIKLEGAIAYAVGKLDRGFVQMAEMVNSSRLSNGVKSAALMRRAYHDAMTVAKNRVVFGNRIIDLPLGRRQMLKIMLPVEQALSMSFLTADALDRAEAGSQDAAALLRILTPTLKFRATRDARKVCGDALEVRGGIGYIEEFATARLLRDAHLGSVWEGTGNIVAIDALRRAVGRHGAESALAADLHARLDDSASVPQAWRDNLRGLVDRAVGFAREVAGKADNEADARRATSLLYHVTSAVALAWEGHRIHDMRGDARRLLLSRLVIDHRVSPSDPFRLTENPVQQKIAALLLGDRDAGMSEVGELVLAA; encoded by the coding sequence ATGCACAAGCCGGTCCCAGCGCAGCCAGCACGTGTCGCGGCCGAGCCGTCCGGCCTGCTGGCGCCCGACACGTCAGGCATGAATTTCTACCGCGCCGATCCCGCACTGACGGACCTCTTGCGCATCCATCTGCCGGACACGCTGTTCCGCCATATCGAGCCGCATCTCGATCGCCTCGGCGAACTCGCCGGCGGCCCGCTCGACGAATGCGCGCGGCTTGCCGACCGGCATACGCCCATCCTGCATCAGCGCGACAAGTTCGGCCGCGACGTGCAGTGGATCGAATATCATCCAGCCTATCGCGAATTGGAGAAGGTTGCGTTCGGTGAGTTCGGCATCCACGCGCTCTCGATCCGCAAGGGCATCATGGGTTGGCCGGACAAATATCCCGTGGTCGCCAAACACGCCTTCACTTTTCTGTTCAACCAGACCGAATTCGGCATGGGCTGCCCGATCAACGTCACCGACGGCTGCGCCAAGCTGCTGGCGAATTTCGGCAGTGAGGCGCTGAAGGCCAAATATCTCGATGGTCTCACGCAGACGGATATGAGCAAGCTGACGCAGGGCGGCCAGTTCATGACCGAGAAGGAAGGCGGCTCCGACGTCGGTACGCTGACCACGCGCGCGGTGCAGGAGGGCGACCATTGGCGCCTCTATGGCGAGAAATGGTTCTGCTCGAATGCCGACGCCAAGGTCGTGATGCTGCTGGCGCGGCCCGAAGGCGCCGGCCCCGGCACCCGCGGTGTCGGCCTGTTCCTGATGCCGCGCTTCCTCGATGACGGCGCGCAGAACCACTACCGCATCGTGCGTCTCAAGGACAAGCTCGGCACGCGCTCGATGGCCTCGGGCGAGATCAAGCTCGAAGGCGCGATCGCCTATGCGGTCGGCAAGCTCGATCGCGGCTTCGTGCAGATGGCAGAGATGGTGAACTCGTCGCGGCTCTCCAATGGCGTCAAATCCGCCGCGCTGATGCGCCGCGCCTATCACGACGCAATGACGGTCGCGAAGAACCGCGTGGTGTTCGGCAACCGTATCATCGACCTGCCGCTCGGTCGCCGGCAGATGCTGAAGATCATGCTGCCGGTCGAGCAGGCGCTGTCGATGAGTTTCCTCACCGCGGACGCGCTCGATCGCGCCGAGGCCGGCAGCCAGGATGCGGCGGCGCTGTTGCGCATTCTCACACCAACGCTGAAGTTCCGCGCCACGCGCGATGCGCGAAAGGTCTGCGGCGATGCGCTCGAGGTGCGCGGCGGCATCGGTTATATCGAGGAGTTCGCCACCGCCCGCCTGCTGCGCGATGCCCATCTCGGCTCGGTCTGGGAAGGCACCGGAAACATCGTCGCGATCGATGCGCTGCGGCGCGCGGTCGGCCGTCATGGCGCGGAATCCGCGCTGGCCGCGGATCTGCATGCCCGGCTCGACGACAGCGCGTCCGTGCCGCAGGCCTGGCGCGATAATCTGCGCGGTCTTGTCGATCGTGCGGTCGGCTTCGCACGCGAGGTCGCGGGCAAGGCCGACAACGAGGCGGACGCGCGTCGCGCCACCAGCCTGCTCTATCATGTCACCAGCGCCGTCGCGCTGGCCTGGGAAGGGCATCGCATCCACGACATGCGCGGCGACGCGCGCCGGCTGTTACTGTCGCGTCTCGTGATCGATCACCGGGTGTCGCCGAGCGATCCGTTCCGGCTGACGGAAAATCCAGTGCAGCAGAAGATCGCCGCGCTGCTGCTCGGCGATCGCGACGCCGGCATGAGCGAGGTTGGCGAACTGGTTCTGGCGGCGTAG
- a CDS encoding SDR family oxidoreductase: protein MEHPKYKIALIVGAGEGLSASLARLFAAQNIRVALAARKIEKLGALCTETGAKAYACNATEPEEVERLFGLVEREIGTPDLVVYNASGRTRGPFLDLVPAEVAQAIAVSAYGGFLVAQQAAKRMLPNKHGAILFTGASASVKGYAQSTPFAMGKFALRGLAQSMARELSPQGIHVAHFVIDGAIRSAARTEPADKPDSMLDPDAIAQSYWNVLQQPRSAWSWELELRPWVENF, encoded by the coding sequence ATGGAACACCCAAAATACAAGATCGCGCTCATCGTCGGCGCCGGCGAAGGATTGAGCGCGTCGCTGGCGCGGCTGTTTGCCGCCCAGAACATCCGCGTCGCCCTTGCCGCGCGCAAGATCGAGAAGCTGGGCGCGCTCTGCACCGAGACCGGGGCCAAGGCCTATGCCTGCAACGCCACGGAGCCTGAGGAGGTCGAGCGGCTGTTCGGCCTGGTCGAGCGCGAGATCGGCACGCCCGACCTCGTCGTCTACAACGCCAGCGGCCGCACGCGCGGACCGTTCCTCGACCTGGTCCCTGCCGAAGTCGCGCAGGCGATCGCGGTCAGCGCCTATGGCGGCTTCCTGGTGGCGCAGCAGGCGGCCAAACGCATGCTGCCGAACAAGCACGGCGCGATCCTGTTCACCGGCGCCTCCGCCAGCGTCAAGGGCTATGCGCAGTCGACGCCCTTTGCGATGGGCAAGTTCGCGCTGCGCGGGCTCGCGCAGAGCATGGCGCGCGAATTGTCGCCGCAGGGCATCCATGTCGCGCATTTCGTCATCGATGGCGCGATCCGCAGCGCGGCGCGCACCGAGCCGGCCGACAAGCCGGACTCGATGCTCGACCCCGACGCGATCGCGCAGAGCTATTGGAACGTACTGCAGCAGCCGCGCAGCGCCTGGAGCTGGGAGCTGGAGTTGCGGCCGTGGGTGGAGAATTTTTGA
- a CDS encoding enoyl-CoA hydratase: MTTETTIDTGTDELLCVIRDRVAVITLNRPEARNSLSDTLTPALRTMIRSCGENPDVGALLLTGAGEAFCAGGNVKGMGAHRDPNKLEMSLDDRIADLQERQRLLTGALVSVRKPTIAALPGPAVGAGLAIAMACDIRIAAQSAFVATGYARIALSGDYGIAWLLTRLVGTARARELMFTGDRVDAVRCEAIGLVNRVVPDDRLQAEAFALAKSLAEGPRLALRYMKDNLDEAVLFDFATARDHEAERLIRLTTTADHKEAVQAFIEKRKAVFTGK, from the coding sequence ATGACGACGGAAACCACCATCGATACCGGTACCGATGAACTGCTCTGCGTGATCCGCGACCGCGTCGCTGTCATCACGCTGAATCGGCCCGAGGCGCGCAATTCACTATCGGACACGCTCACGCCAGCGCTGCGCACGATGATCCGGAGCTGCGGCGAGAACCCTGATGTCGGCGCGCTGCTGCTCACGGGCGCGGGCGAAGCATTCTGCGCCGGCGGCAACGTCAAGGGCATGGGCGCGCATCGTGATCCGAACAAGCTGGAGATGTCGCTCGACGATCGTATCGCCGATCTCCAGGAGCGGCAGCGGCTGCTCACCGGCGCGCTGGTGTCGGTGCGCAAGCCGACCATCGCCGCCCTGCCCGGCCCCGCGGTCGGCGCCGGGCTCGCCATCGCCATGGCCTGCGACATTCGCATCGCCGCGCAATCCGCCTTCGTCGCCACCGGCTACGCCCGCATCGCGCTCAGCGGTGATTACGGCATCGCCTGGCTGCTGACCCGGCTGGTCGGCACCGCACGGGCGCGCGAATTGATGTTCACCGGCGATCGTGTCGATGCTGTCAGGTGCGAGGCCATCGGCCTCGTCAACCGCGTCGTGCCCGACGACAGGCTGCAAGCGGAGGCCTTCGCGCTGGCCAAATCGCTCGCCGAAGGCCCACGCCTCGCGCTGCGCTACATGAAGGACAATCTCGACGAGGCCGTGCTGTTCGACTTCGCGACCGCCCGGGATCACGAGGCCGAACGGTTGATCCGCCTCACCACGACCGCCGATCACAAGGAGGCGGTGCAGGCCTTCATCGAGAAGCGCAAGGCGGTGTTCACGGGGAAGTAG
- a CDS encoding GNAT family N-acetyltransferase codes for MSTLRLEDLRQYSDTLRTRQGEAVTVRFVEPRDTEELQHYFRSLSTRSRYNRFFGAISELPKGLLHDFLEIGERERFTVVATMMVDGFETIVAEMRYALHPETATLEFGLSVDDRWHGHGIATALLKNLECRAAALGAERIFGETLRSNETMISLARKSGFAFVNHPDDWKLVRFDKKIAVTPKDIPCAS; via the coding sequence ATGAGCACGCTTCGCCTCGAAGATCTCAGGCAATATTCGGATACGCTGCGCACCCGGCAGGGTGAGGCCGTCACCGTTCGCTTCGTCGAGCCGCGCGACACCGAAGAGCTCCAGCACTATTTCCGCTCGCTCTCGACCCGCTCCCGCTACAACCGCTTCTTCGGCGCGATCAGCGAATTGCCGAAGGGGCTGCTGCACGATTTCCTCGAGATCGGTGAGCGCGAGCGCTTCACCGTGGTCGCGACCATGATGGTCGACGGCTTCGAGACCATCGTCGCCGAAATGCGCTATGCGCTGCATCCTGAAACCGCGACGCTCGAGTTCGGCCTGTCGGTCGATGACCGCTGGCACGGCCACGGCATTGCCACCGCGCTTCTGAAGAATCTCGAATGCCGCGCCGCCGCGCTCGGCGCCGAGCGCATCTTCGGCGAGACGCTGCGCTCCAACGAGACCATGATCTCGCTCGCCCGCAAATCCGGCTTCGCTTTCGTCAACCATCCCGACGATTGGAAGCTGGTGCGCTTCGACAAGAAGATCGCGGTCACACCGAAGGACATTCCCTGTGCGAGCTAG
- a CDS encoding DUF1127 domain-containing protein yields MSTLTQNSMTNHHAPSLLHQIGDTLHLWHERYRNRRELTNWTARDLQDVGLSWSDIAYEADKPFWRA; encoded by the coding sequence ATGTCTACGTTGACCCAGAATTCGATGACAAATCATCATGCGCCAAGTCTGCTCCACCAGATCGGCGACACCCTCCACCTCTGGCACGAGCGCTACCGTAACAGGCGCGAGCTCACCAACTGGACCGCCCGGGATCTGCAGGACGTCGGCCTGTCCTGGTCCGACATTGCCTATGAGGCCGACAAACCCTTCTGGCGGGCCTGA
- a CDS encoding transcriptional regulator GcvA, translating into MTARLPSLNGLRAFEAAARHLSFTLAAAELNVTQTAISHQIRRLEEELGIRLFVRQNRALALTPEARDYLPGVRAAFNDLRLATDRLLRKDDDKVLTVSTLASLAAKWLLPRLTDFQEQHPGIDVRITTSTSLVDFQRDDVDAAIRYGRGQWPGLRADWLMADELFPVCSPSLLRGDRPLRRPEDLRNHPLLHTSNANSDDWRLWLTAAGLPADIARQPGITFDMIFMTIQAAIDGIGVAMGRTSYVQDDIAKGRLVVPFKIALPADAGFYLVSPEGRREAPKLSAFRNWMIAATQNKA; encoded by the coding sequence ATGACTGCCAGATTGCCGTCCCTGAACGGATTGCGGGCGTTCGAGGCCGCCGCGCGCCATCTCAGCTTCACGCTGGCGGCGGCCGAGCTGAACGTGACCCAGACCGCGATCAGCCATCAGATCCGGAGGCTGGAGGAGGAGCTCGGCATCCGCCTGTTCGTCCGGCAGAACCGCGCCCTGGCGCTGACGCCGGAAGCGCGGGATTACCTCCCCGGCGTCCGCGCTGCCTTCAACGACCTGCGCCTGGCCACCGATCGGCTGCTGCGTAAGGACGACGACAAGGTTCTGACGGTGTCGACGCTGGCTTCGCTCGCCGCAAAATGGCTGCTGCCGCGGCTCACCGATTTCCAGGAACAGCATCCCGGCATCGATGTCCGCATCACCACATCGACCAGCCTCGTCGACTTCCAGCGCGACGACGTCGATGCCGCGATCCGCTACGGCCGCGGCCAGTGGCCGGGCCTGCGTGCCGACTGGCTGATGGCGGACGAGCTGTTTCCCGTGTGCAGCCCGTCACTGCTGCGCGGCGACAGGCCGCTGCGCCGGCCGGAGGACCTGCGAAACCATCCGCTGCTGCACACCTCCAACGCCAATAGCGACGACTGGCGGCTGTGGCTGACGGCGGCGGGCCTGCCGGCCGATATCGCCAGGCAGCCCGGCATCACCTTCGACATGATCTTCATGACCATCCAGGCCGCGATCGACGGCATCGGCGTCGCGATGGGCCGGACCTCCTACGTCCAGGACGACATCGCCAAGGGCCGGCTCGTGGTGCCCTTCAAGATCGCGCTGCCGGCGGATGCCGGCTTCTACCTGGTCTCGCCGGAGGGCCGCCGCGAAGCGCCGAAGCTGAGCGCTTTCCGGAACTGGATGATCGCTGCAACGCAAAATAAAGCCTGA